GGCGAGGCGCAGCGGAGCAACGGGCTGCTGGCCGAGTTTGCAGGCCGCATCAGCCATGACCTCCGCAACCCGCTGACCTCAATCCTGGGCTACGCCGAGCTGGGCGAACTGGGGGCCGAGGACGGCCACAGCGTCGACGCCGTCGAATACTTCCGGATCGTCGGCAACACCGGACGCCGCATGCTCTCCATGGTGGAGGACGTTCTTGCCTTCTCCACCACCGGTGGTGACCTGCGCCCAGCCCGGCTCTCCCTGTCCTCTATGGTGACCGACGTCGTCAGTGACCTGGGCGCGGCCGTGGAGGAGTCCGGGGCCGTTATCGAATGTGCCGAGCTGAAGTTCCTCGCCGACCCCGTGCAGATGCGGGTCCTGCTGCAGAACCTCATCCACAACGCCATCGCGTACCGCCGCCCGGGCATCCCGCCGGTCATCCGCATCGCCGCGCAACGCGGCGACGGGGGAGCGGTCCTGCGGGTAACGGACAACGGCAAAGGCATCGCCGCTGCGGACCGCGAACGGGTCCTGGACCCCCTGGTCCGCCTGCACCGCGCGGGTGACCCGCCAGGATCCGGACTGGGCCTGGCTACCTGCGCCCGGATAGCCGCCGCCTTCGGTGGCCGGCTGGAGATCGGCTCCGTGCCAGGCGCCGGAACCATGGTGACCGTGCACCTCGGCCCTGAGAGCTGAAGCCTGCCAGGTAAGACCTCACAGCAAGACCAGTCAGCCAAGGTCCTGACCGCTGGAGCTGACTGCTCTCCTGACCGCCAAGGGCGTCAGCCCCGCCGGCCTTCCCCAGCTCTCCATAGACCCGACGTCGGCCGGTCAGTGAGCCGCCGTCGTCGGCCGTTTGCTTCCTGCAGGGCGGGGCCGTCAACGCTTCCGGACACCAGGAAATCTCCCGCGCGGCATGCAAACTGTTTGCTTCCTATGCAAACTGTTTGGATCCGTTGACTTGTCTGATGGACAAACCATAAGTTCCGTATGACAACGTTGTCTACGCTGTGGTGGATCCGGCGCATAACGCGCAGGAACTGGGGTGATGGGGCCCTGCAAAACCCTCCGAACGACAACCGGCATTACCTGCCTGTCACTGCCGACATGAAAGGTGAATACGTGCGCCGCACAGATTCCGGTTCCATACCAAGCTCGAAAAGACGCTTAAACGCCACGATCCTCGCGGCGGTGGTCGCCTCGGGGTGCGGCCTTCCGCTGTCCGCTCCGGCTTTGGCCGCGGACACCTCCGGCGGGGCATCAACCGCCCCCGGAACGGCCGGGACGTCCTCGCCCTACTCCGAGACATACCGTCCCCAGTTCCACTTCACGCCCGCCAAGAACTGGATGAACGACCCGAACGGCCTGGTGTACTACCAGGGCGAGTACCACATGTTCTTCCAGTACAACCCCTCCGGCGATACCTGGGGCAACATGTCCTGGGGCCATGCCGTCAGCACCGACCTGGTGCACTGGACGGAGCTTCCGCTGGCGATACCGCAGGATGACAAGGACATGATCTTCTCCGGCAGCGCGGTCATTGACAAGGACAACACCACAGGCTTCGGCCGGCCGGGCAACCCTGCCATGGTGGCCATCTACACCGCGGCCGACAAAGCAACCGGAAAGCAGTCCCAGGCACTTGCATACAGCACGGACAAGGGACGGACGTTCACCAAATACGCCGGGAACCCCGTGCTGGATATCGGCTCAAACAATTTCAGGGACCCGAAAGTCTTCTGGTACGAGGCCGGACATGAGTGGCTGATGTCTGCAGCGTTGTCGGACCAGCACAAGGTGGCTTTCTACAGCTCTCCCGACCTGAAAACCTGGACCCACCTCAGTGATTTCGGACCTGCCGGTGCCACCGGCGGCGCCTGGGAATGCCCCGATCTGTTCCCCTTGCCGGACCCGGCCAACCCCGGCAAACAGAAGTGGGTACTGATGGTCAACATCAGCCCCGGCGGGATCGCCGGAGGC
Above is a window of Arthrobacter pascens DNA encoding:
- a CDS encoding sensor histidine kinase, translating into MRTTGGSVLTVNERVRDAVLAGVGLPVPAGPGALVALPMGSERLQNLVELARTVCEQPVTAINIITEDLQYQVASAGMEPYMCSREDSMCAVNFLSGRPTVLEDASLDPRYSNNPFVDGRRGSIRFYASVPLVTDDGFVLGTLCAGARETGQLSDPQLRGLQILAAQIVDVLELEHRARELADALGEAQRSNGLLAEFAGRISHDLRNPLTSILGYAELGELGAEDGHSVDAVEYFRIVGNTGRRMLSMVEDVLAFSTTGGDLRPARLSLSSMVTDVVSDLGAAVEESGAVIECAELKFLADPVQMRVLLQNLIHNAIAYRRPGIPPVIRIAAQRGDGGAVLRVTDNGKGIAAADRERVLDPLVRLHRAGDPPGSGLGLATCARIAAAFGGRLEIGSVPGAGTMVTVHLGPES